The genomic DNA gttgcttccagaaacatggtcatccttaccttccatatgggatattcagatggtctcaatatgggaactctaatagtctcatatcgactctgaattgatgtctttgatgattcctcagttttggtaggcttagttggagtttctgtgtcagacatgattgtgtttggatctttaactgtatgtgtgtttacagaaggctctgataccacttgttaggtcacactatcactgtagagggggtgaatacagtgtttattacaatcaaatcgaacttcaagaacttaagtaacagaaaacaaactttattgaaacaataaactctgttacaatctggaactgttatctctcagtgatgaacaaaatatcacgagagctgctagggttaagttaataatattctcgattatgataacacttatagtgtaaaccctatgtctgtgtttatatattacacagttacaagataatcgctaattgatatggaatataattctgcttcctaatatatatcaatcagatatcttttcttctaagtattccattatttatggaattccttcttcatgcatatctcttcttatgtttatcttgatcttcttaactttaatcagctgttgtccttatctgatcgtccttcagcacttaagttctgatatctatctcctgatgcttatctcctgataacataagtactgatatcccttaagtcctgatgtccagtataagtactgatcagttaagtactgatttgtcctgttcaaataagatctgaaatctaaacataaaacatattagccatgacattatcaaatatatctaacacattcatttgttgttgatgttctaattctgacacctgcttcaggatctccaattattaagtcaggtgtgtgtgatttagtctacttccttgcagatagaaattgatctctagaactggatcctcccccatgatccatgctgtctctaTTAGCATtatctgatactccccctgaagttatgctctctgagattccagaatttgagttggatccttcaaaaattgaagaattagagttttcagatttgtcagaatttggctcatcagaacttgatgaatcagaacttgaagagccagtgactggttctgatgcttcttgagagtcttgaggtgtggtttgatcatcagcttgctccttctgaacaggtgcattttcccttggagcaggtaccacagtttcaatgacatcagaatttaacccgtcagaacttacaggatcaggatttaggtcatcagaatttacagaatcagaatttacatcttcattttcaaatctcagctgatcatgatcattgaaatcttcaagtacagtaatctttttatcatcaaaagatacattgatagattccatgataacccttgttcttaaattgtagactctgaaggcttttgtggaaagtggatatccaacaaaaattccttcatcagctttagatcaaattttgacagctgttcaagataagtcttaagaacaaaacacttgcatccaaatacatgaaagtatttcagatttgacttctttttcttcaccatctcatatggtgtttttccatgcttgtttatgagtgtagcattctgtgtacaacaagcagtctgcacagcttcagcccagaaataggttggtagctttgcttcatcaagcatagttcgtgcagcttcaataagagtcttgttcttcctttctacaactccattctgctgtggagttccaggtgcagaaaattcctgctttattcctcgctctttgcagaattcttccatgattgaattcttgaactcagtgccattatcacttattattattttaacataatctttgactaagttatccagctgtctgacatgacattgtcaagtgcactatgaagcaagtgtcttacttttgcatctttacctagtgaagagatgtcttcagtggtgtattctctcttttctttgggaatcatcctttgtggctcattcccaactgtaacagaaagctttgtgggcttgtgtggaccatcataaattctgtctaaatattctggatctatagcttccagaaacatggccatcttcacactccatacagggtactcagacaccctgagcaaaggaaccctgatggtttcatatctaccggagttttgaatgggttgaacctttgcaggttcttgagggtctggtatttttgcttgttcagacatgattgattgtttgtttggatcttaactgtttgtaagcttaacagattggatctgataccacttgttaggcctcaatgatactatagaaggggttgaatatagtatctacaatcaatttgattataaacacaagtatgtaacagaaaacaagtttattcaatatatcaaactctgtgacagtaggtttaatctactctcttagtgatgtatgatatcactaagagcggctagggttacaatgaataatattctcgagaatgataacacatatagtgtaaaccctaagctgtgtttatatagtacacagttacaagatatcttctaattgatatgaaatatatctcttcctaaaatatctcaatcagatattatctttttacaattcttctagtcgtccaactcctaaagcatatcttcaTTTGTTTAGTCCAGATCCTATCCTAGAAATCAGCCacactttacttctgaagcatatccttccttaagttctgatatcacaagttctgatatcttaagttctgatatcttcatgtcttcagtaaatcctgatttccagctgagtcctgatattaagttctaaaactaaacacatcagattagtcataacatcacaaatatatctaaaagTATCATGTCATTCTTTTTCTCCACAATACAGTGCTTTTATGGCTAAAATTATCCCTATCAAGGAGCCCATTGGATCACTGCCATGAATAAAGAGTTAGAAGCTTTAGAAAGTAATAAGACTTGGACTTTAGTTCCTTTACCTATTGGCAAGAAAACTATTGGGTGTAAGTGGGTATTCAAAATCAAATACATTCCTAATGGTGACATAGAACAGTACAAGGCCCGTCTAGTGGCTAAGGGGTACACACAAGAATATGGAGTTGACTTTCATGATACATTCGCACCTGTAGCTAAAGGTGTTTCTGTTAAAACAGTTTTTTCCATTGATGTTGCCAAGAATTGAAAGGTTTTTCAGCTTGATATTAATAATGCTTTTTTACACGGAGATCTTCATGAGGAAGTCTATATGGATATTCCACCTGGTTATCAGATTCCCTTATCATTTGTTCCTTTAGTCTGTAAACTTCAAAAGTCTCTTTATGGATTACGACAGGCGTCTTGAGAGTGGCATACCAAGGTATCTGTTTTTTGGTGGTATATGGCTTTGTCCAATCCCTTGATGAGTACTCTATATTTCTTCACAAACAGGGCTCTTTATTTACAATAGTTGttgtctatgttgatgacatattGCTTACCAGTGATAATATTGTTGTTATTACTGATATTAAGGCTGCTTTACATGCTAAGTTTAGTATCAAAGATCTTGGTGAAGCCAGGTATTATTTAGGACTTGAAGTATCTCAGACAGATCAAGGCATTGCTTTAAGTCAGAAGAAATTTGTCCTTGATATGCTTGCTTCTGCAAATCTCTTGGATGCTAAACCCTTGTCTATTCCACTTGATCAAAATGTGAAGCTTTTTAATGATGATCAATATGGTTCTTTATTGTCCAATCCATCTCAGTACATAAGTTTAGTGGGCAAGTTATTGTACTTAACTTACACTCGTCCTGACCTCAGCTATTCAGTACATCTTCTCCATCAGTTTATGCAAGCACCTCAGGAGAAACATTTGGCTTCTGTTTTCAGAGTTTTAAGATATCTCAAATGCACTGCTGGTTTGGGTTTATTTTTTCCTGCCAAGAATGATCTGAACTTAACTGGTTACCATGACAGTGATTGGGGGGGTTGTACCTCCACTGGCCGTTCTGTTACAGGCTTCTATATTTTCTTAGGTTCTTCTTTAATTTCTTGGCAAGCCAAGAAGCAAACTGTCACTTCGATGAGCACTGCAGAAGCTGAGTATCGGGCACTGGCCACAATTACCACTAAGCTTATATGGTTAAAGTATCTTCTTCATGATCTGCAGATTCCTGTTACACGTCCCATTTCAGTCCTTTGTGATAACCAGGCTGCTATTGAGATTGCTACTAATCCGGTTCAACATGCTCGTACAAAGCACATCGAATTGGACTGCCATTTTGTGCGTGAAAAGGTGCAAACTATAGTTTTTCATCCTCTGAAGATTCACACATCTTTGCAACTGGCAGACATTTTTACTAAGGCTTTTGGTGGTTCAAGTCACTAGTTCATTTGTTCCAAGTTGGGATTACACAATTCTTGTGTTATCTCAACTTGTGGGGGGGTAATACAAGTGAACACACGAGTACAGCTGATTCATTGTGTGGTCAAGTTGCCTTAAAGCCTCGGCAGAAAGCTTCCATTAGCTTAGCTATTAAGTCTAAAATAAATTCTGCTTTGTACAATAGCATATGGTCAAAACATAGTTTGTTAGTTAGTTAGAGTCAACTCAGTTGACCAAGACATTGTATATATATCTACAATCGGTAAAGCTTCAAGCTTAAGTTTCATTTTTCTATCGATACACTTCTTCTTTTCCATACACACAGAATCTGTATGTATTATTGGACTGTTTTAGAGaagtaaaattaaaaaattcaaaattatgaTCAATACACCGGAGATAAGAAGTAATGATGTAGTGATTTCTATGCCTATCTCGAAAAActaataatttgaaattaaaactAATTAATGTGAAGATTAGTTTTGAATTCGGCAGTTCAAATTGGCGGCTCCATACATGAATCAGTTCAATATATAAAAGAGAAACTACCGGGTCGAACCAAATTAGGTGGATCATCCAAGTTTTTTAGTATGAAAATAGTGTATTTTGAATATTCTTAGTTGACCCATGTTAAAGTGAATGATCCATGTTATTAATGTAGAATTATTGAAAAGGGTATATACTGTACCATGCCCAAAAATCCATGAAAGGTAGAATGTGTAATTTTAAAAAGTTAGTGCTAGTACAAATTAagaatatattaatattaataacaTCCTGTTAGATAGGAATACACCGGGTAAATACTGATAGCTCTCGGATTAGGTATTAGGACAAAAAAAATCATCAGATAATAAACCAGAGGTTCTAAATCATCTCAGGAGATTAATCAATAATTTTAAGTGAGTTTCTTCCTTGTTCTTGATAAGTTTCTTCCTTGTTCTTGAtaaatctgtgtttatatatagATGTAATTCAAATCTTGTAATAATTTCAAAACCCGCCCAATCTgacatatattaatacaattagctataattaattatatttttggttcaagtaaataataaataaataaagtaacAAGGGAGAAAGGCCAAACAAAAAGAGGCCTACAGCATCAATATAAAAAGTGGGAACCGACTCAAAAACCCACCCAACAGCCATTTATTCGGCCACTACAAACTATAAAACTCAATAATAATAAATCTCATTTATAACAGCGTCGACAAGTCATCTCGAATCTCAGTCCACCAACACCACCTACCCAGGTATCGCCGGTAGATACACACATCTACGGTCCACCGCACATATCATCCTACTCGTCGTATTATCAACGCTTCTGTTTTATTCATTTCAATACTATTCGTTTTTCTTAATTAGGGTTTGTATGTGCAGAAATATGTTGGGATTTATTAGACAAACTGTTTGTAATAGAGGCGTTTCTGTCTCGGTAAGCGATTCAATTCGTGGATCTCGTGATTTTgttttttaatttgatttgatttgaTATTTTGTGTTTGTTGATTGCTGTGGTTTTGGTGATGCAGAAGAGTCAGTTACGATTTTTGGTTCCGGGGGGCAGGAATTACGCTTCTGGTGCCAAAGAGGTATTTTTTGAGTTTACGATAATTTTGTGATGGTGTGTTGGATTGTTAATAGCATGGTTTGTATTGGATGAAATGAGTTTTTTGAGTTTACGATAATTTTGTGATTTTGTGTTGGATTGTTAATAGCAAGGTTTGTTTTTGAATGAAATGAGTTTACCACAAAATTGTGGATATATTGTGAGTTGAATGAAATGTTGACACGTAATGGTTTGCGGAAGTTATGTGTTAGATTTGTTTGTTTTACGTGTCGGGTTGTGGGTATGTTAAGTTAATTATTTTGTTTGTGATTGTGTGTGGATATTGGTAGTAAGGTGTGGAATGGATGAATTCAGTTTCTGACAAAATTTAGAGGAATATCGGGAAGTACTGTTTTTGTGATTGTGATTGTGTGTGGATATATATAGTAAGGTGTGAGTTGAATGGAATTTTGACACGTAATAGTTTGCAGCCGTTGTGTGTTACATTTGTTTGTTTTACGTGGTCGGGTTGTGGGTGTGTAAAGTAAGCGGCAGCGTAGTTTAGATTGGAGAATTAATATGTGATATATGAATATTGGTTTAATTCGAAGAATTAAGCTCGTTTCAGTACCCTTAGTCTCTCTCATCATATGTTAATTTAGCCCTTTTTCTATAGAAGGTATATGTTTTGTGATGTACATGAATTAATTGTAATGGAATTGCAATGGAGTGCCACTTTTATTCTTTTATGTAGATAAACTACTAATTGACCTGGTGGCTATAATTTTTTACAGATGACTGTACGTGATGCTCTGAATTCTgcacttgatgaggaaatgtctGCTGACTCTAAAGTATTTATAATGGGTGAAGAGGTACAGTATATTCTTATGTAACACAATGGAGTCTCTTGTTAGAAATTAGTTTCTGTTGTGTGTGCTTTAAGTTCCTTACATATTGTTACCTTTGAATGCAGGTTGGTGAATATCAAGGTGCATACAAGGTTAGAACCAATTGAAAACCAACAAGATTTTTTATCATGCTCCCTACTTTTTGActttgttagcatcaagttagTTTCTAAACTAGCCTCTTCTTGTGAATTTTATATAGATTACTAAAGGACTTCTGGACAAATATGGTCCTGATAGGGTTATTGACACTCCTATCACTGAGGTTGCTTCTGAATCTTTACTTCTTCTTTATACGATCTTTTCTTTTTCTCTATATCTTACTCTTTGTACATATGATCTCTCAAATTTTAACAGGAGTTTCTCGTGTTATTTTTCTTTCCTTATAATGTTTTTGACCATCTAAAATGATATTTGTAGGCTGGATTTACTGGAATTGCAGTTGGTGCTGCTTACCACAGTCTGAAGCCCGTCGTCGAATTTATGACGTTTAATTTCTCAATGCAGGTTAGATTTTTGAACTTTTAAATTCAATGTTCACTTACACCCCAAACTATTTCCAACCTATCAGTTGCCGATACAATGTTATATGTTTTCTATATAACATGCTAACTCAATGGTTTTATAAAAATGCCATTAAAATTGTTTGGTTTTTTTCATTGAACATTGCTATCTGATACATTCACATCTTTGTTTCCTTTTTATTCCTTTGTTTACCTAATTATCTCTCATTATTCAATATATGGTTAGAATTTTTATCAGTTCTAGCAGCGTGATAGTTGTTGTATTTAAAGGTGCATCCCACTTGCTCAACATAACTCTGTCCATGCTACTATGGCATTTGGACTGTGGTTTGCTATCTTATTCTGTTTTATGTAAGTGTCAACTGCTTGCAGCTGAAATACCTGCAGCCTTCTGAAGTAATAATGGTTAATATGTGAAGTCAGGTTTTTAACTTGAGCCACTTAAAATTGCATATACATATCATATAAGGACTGCTATTGAGCTGACATGATAGCTAATAGTGCTATACTTTAATAACTTGTGATGCTTTTATTGAGATTGCAAAATTTGGCATTTTTAATTTGTTGGTTATGTTAAATTCTTGTATTCAATGTTTTTAATCGCAATAAGGATGTCACTTCTAATGTTATCCTTGAATTATCAAAGAAAATATGAAGTGAAGTTGCACTGTTTCTGTTCTATTGTTTTTTTATATAGATTTAGATTCTATCTTCTTGTTATTGTATAAATGCATATATGGACACTCATTCTAGGTAACATTCTCAGGCAATTGACCACATCATTAATTCTGCTGCGAAATCAAACTACATGTCTGCCGGTCAAATTTCGGTACCTATTGTTTTCAGAGGACCAAATGGTGCTGCAGCAGGAGTTGGTGCCCAACACTCTCAGGTGTGACTCTTGTTTCTTTGAAATTCACTTATTTCTTAATGACGAGGACAACGGTTCTGGACTAAGGAAATAGGGCAAGTGTGAGAGAAATTAGCTGAAGACGAAAACACTTCCAGTAATCTGTTAAAAAGAATGGAAGGGAAGTGTGAGATGCAAAAGCTGAAAAAGAAAACACTTTAAGTAATCAAGTGAAATCTCTCTGATCTTGAAAAACTGTTACAGTTTTTTTTATCATTGACGAGGTAGATATCACAGACGAGATAGATCTCACATCCTGAACTTAATATCTTGCTACGAGTTTGACCGTTATATATATTCAATAAATATAATCTGCCATCATTGATGAAGTAGCTTTTATAGAGCATTGTTAAATTTCTCATGTTACAAATGTTTCACAATATTGTTTATTAACTTCTGTGGTTTTCAGTGCTATGCAGCATGGTTTGGTGCGTGTCCAGGGTTGAAGGTGCTCGCTCCATACTCTTCAGAAGATGCTCGAGGCTTGTTGAAAGCTGCTATTAGGGACCCAGACCCTGTTGTTTTCCTAGAGAACGAATTGCTGTTAGTATTTTTCTGATATCTCTTTGGAATAGACCACGTATGTATGGAATATTTAATGGCTTTAGTTTTGAGCTGCAGATATGGTGAGTCATTCCCTGTTTCTGCGGAAGTTCTTGATTCTAGTTTCTGTCTACCAATAGGGAAAGCCAAGGTGATTTTCTTGATGTTCTTATCATTACAACATTTAAGTATGTCGTCTTTACTGGTTCTTGTTGGTGGTACATCATATGAATATGAAGGGGTAATATGATTTTTGGTCACTAAACTGACAAAAAACTATCAGTTATCTAACCCATTAGTCAGTTGAATGTTTACCTGAACAGTTGGAGGGAGACCTCCAGTAAGTAATGCTTTGCTTTTAGTTAATTGACTAAAATTATGAAAATCCTTTTCTAGAATCTCCGTCGTATGTAAGTTGCATAAGATTAAGACTGTTCCAGCTCTTGCTTCCTAGACTCTTTAACAGTATCATAGATAGTTCTGGGACTCTGTAACTACAGATTGATCCTACATTCTTAATTTTTTGTTAATAAGTAGTCGACTGTTTACGTTCTCTTTTTTTGTTTGTTCATTGATGTTTTGAAGAATACTCATTCCTATTTTTGTGTTGTTATCCTGCCCCAAAATTGACAGATTGAGCGCGAGGGAAAAGACGTGACAATTACTACTTTCTCCAAGATGGTC from Apium graveolens cultivar Ventura chromosome 5, ASM990537v1, whole genome shotgun sequence includes the following:
- the LOC141723797 gene encoding pyruvate dehydrogenase E1 component subunit beta-1, mitochondrial, whose protein sequence is MLGFIRQTVCNRGVSVSKSQLRFLVPGGRNYASGAKEMTVRDALNSALDEEMSADSKVFIMGEEVGEYQGAYKITKGLLDKYGPDRVIDTPITEAGFTGIAVGAAYHSLKPVVEFMTFNFSMQAIDHIINSAAKSNYMSAGQISVPIVFRGPNGAAAGVGAQHSQCYAAWFGACPGLKVLAPYSSEDARGLLKAAIRDPDPVVFLENELLYGESFPVSAEVLDSSFCLPIGKAKIEREGKDVTITTFSKMVGFALKAAEILEKEGISAEVINLRSIRPLDRATINSSVRKTNRLVTVEEGFPQHGVGAEICASVVEESFEYLDAPVERIAGADVCMPYAANLERLAVPQIEDIVRAAKRACYRSTSMAATG